Genomic window (Granulicella arctica):
ACAACACGTTTTCCAAGTGCTTCTTTTTGTAGACTGTCCTGATCACCAGCGCGCCCGATGCCTGCGGAGCCGTGGTTACCTTCGAAACTATCGCCAGGCCACTCGACATATCGTAAACAGGAACAGGCGCCTTAAGGTCATACGTCTTCCAACTGATGCCCGTTTCACCATCCGAATCGGCAGTCGAATCTATATCATCGGCAAGCACCTCCAGGCTGATGGCACACGCCATCCCCGACCGAAGCTTCACCTTGATGTCGACCGGGCCTGCCTTCGTGATCGGGGCGCGATTGACCTTCTTTGGCTTGATCGTTGCGCCATCGCCACCACCAAAATCCACAGCGGCTGTAGACGGGATCACCCGCGGATGACAAGACGGCGGCGCAGGACTCCGATAGCCGACGGATCGACCGCAGCGCGCCTCCGGGTGCCACGATGGAGCACACGAGCCTAGAGGTTCTGCGGACCGGAATGCCCCAGGACCGAGCCACTCAGTGCGAAATTCAACAAGCCACGCACGCACCTCATCCTCAATACTCATTCCCGGCAATCGAGCCGCTTCGGGCCTGCTCAAGACAGGCAAGTTGCCTGCTACAAAACTAACCACATCGTCACATTGCTTATTCGCGACCATAAACCGTTAGTGAGTTCAGGTTGCGAACCGTTACACCACTCTGCGTTGCGACGTTTGCCCTCCAAGATACCGGCGCACGTTCCCCGCCGCCCGCGCATCAAAACCCGTATGGCCCTTAGGAATCCCTTCAACAAGATCTCTGACGTATTCGTCGAAACCCTCGTCCGCGCCGGCGTCAAGCGCGTCTACGGCGTAGCTGGCGACTCGCTCAACGGCCTCACCGACTCCATCCGCGCCCACGAAGGCATCGACTGGCTCATGGTCCGCCACGAGGAGGTCGCCGCCTTCGCCGCCGGGGCCGAATCCCAAATCTCAGGTGAACTCACCGTCTGTGCCGGAAGCTGTGGCCCCGGCAACCTCCACCTCATCAACGGCCTTCACGACTGCCATCGCAGCCGCACCCCTGTCCTCGCCATCGCCGCCCAGGTCCCCAGCAACGAACTCGGCACCAACTACTTCCAGGAAACCCGTCCCGAGCACCTCTTCCTCACGTGCTCCGACTTCTGCGAGGTCATCTCCACCCCCGAACAGCTCCCCCGCGTCCTCGCCATCGCCATGCGCACCGCCATCGCGAAGCGCTGCGTGGCCGTCATCGTCATCCCCGGCGACATCCTCACCCGCGAAGCCTCCAAACCAGCCATCGACCTCGGCATCAGCGGTCCCGCCGGAAGCGTCCTACCCCCCGCCACTAACCTCCACGCTGCCGCTGAAATCCTCAACACCACAAAAAAAATCACCATCCTCGCCGGAGCAGGCTGCGCCAACGCCCGCGACGAAGTCATCGCCACCGCCGCCATCCTGCAGGCTCCCATCATTACGGCACTGCGCGGCAAGGAGTACCTCGAGTACGACAATCCCTTCTACGTCGGTCTCAACGGTCTCATCGGCATGACCTCCGCCTACCGCGCCATGCAGGAGTGCGACACCCTCCTCATGCTCGGCACCGACTTCCCCTACTCCCAGTTCTTCCCCGAAGGTAAGAAGGTCATCCAGCTCGACATACGCGGCGAGCAGATCGGCCGCCGCACCACCGTCGACGTCGGCCTCATCGGCGACGTCCGCTACACCCTCCAGGCTCTCGCCCCTCTGCTCGACAAGCACAAGAGCGGCCACCTCGAGGACTCCCTCAAGCACTTCCGGAAGGTCCGCAAAGAGCTCGACGACCGCGCCACCGGCGAACCCGGCAAGACCCCCATCCATCCACAGTACTTAACGAAGTGCCTCAGCGACCTCGCCGCCGAGGACGCCGTCTTCCTCACCGACGTCGGCACCCCCACCACCTGGGGCGCACGCTATCTCCGGATGAACGGCAAGCGCCGTCTCCTCGGCTCCTACAATCACGGCACCATGGCCAACGCCATGCCCCAGGCCATCGGCGTGCAGGCAGCCGAGCCCAGCCGCCAGGTCGTCACCCTCTCCGGCGATGGCGGCTTCTCCATGCTCATGGGCGATCTCCTCACCCTCCACCAGCTCAAGCTGCCCGTCAAGATCGTCGTCTTCAACAACAGCGCACTCGCCTTCGTAGAGCAGGAGATGAAGGCCGCCGGCATCGACAACTACGGCACCGCCTTCGCCCCACAGAACTACGCCAACATCGCCACCGCTGCAGGAGTACGAGGCTGGCGCGTCGAGACACCCGAACAGGTCATCCCGGCCCTCACCGAAGCCTTCGCCCACCCCGGCCCGGCGCTTATCGACGTAGTCGTCAACCGGCAGGAGCTATCCCTGCCCCCAACCATCACCGCAGGACAGGCCGTCGGCTTCAACCTCTACATGATGAAAGCCATGCTCCACGGAGACGGCCACGAAGTCCTCGACATGGCCAAAACCAACCTCTGGCGCTAGCTAAATTGTTGAAGAAGTACTGATGCCCCGCCCTTCGCAGCATCACCGCGAAGTGTGGGCTTGTCCGAAGTCCACGCTGGAAATTACTGAATCTGTACCAACTCCGCAGCAGCCGCACCATGACCAGCATTCGGGCTCACAAAGGTCTTCTGCGGAGCGCGCCAGTGATCGATATAACTCACCTGGTGGACGCAACTGATCGTGCAGTTCGGCGAGCAGGATTTCTCCGTAAGAAACTCCCGCTTCACATCCGCAGTCTGGTACCCCGACAACGGAACGCCCGGATAGCCACGCTGCTGTGAGCAGTAATGCACCAGCCCAAGCTCACAAATGTAGAGATAACGTCCACCCGCACGGCATCGCCAGTGGTTCGGCTTGCCATTCGCGATCGCCTCCTGAAAATGATTGAAGCGCGAATAGCTCCGCCGCGTCAGGTTGCGAACCTTGTCCCACACCTGCCGCTCCGCTTCACCTAACGGCTTCAACTGGCCCGAACCATCATGAATGATCCCGATGGTTGAACTGAACCCAAGCGCCAACGCCCGTTCACTCACCGTCAGCGCAGCGTTAGGATCGGCAATGCCACCGCCAACCACCGAGTTGATATTCACATGAAAATCAGCGTGCTCCGCCAGCATCTGCAGCTTCTTGTCGAGCACCTTGAGGCTCTTCTTCGAAACTTCGTCCGGCATCACGTTGTCGATCGAGATCTGCATGTGATCGAGCCCTGCCTTATTCAGCCGCTCAATCCGATCCGGCATCAACAAATAGCCATTCGTGATCATGCCCGCAATCGCGCCGGTCTTCCGAATCCTCGCAATCACCTGATCGAGGTCAGGGTGCAGCAGCGGCTCGCCGCCGGAGATCGTAATGACACTCGTCCCGAGCCTGCCAAGATCATCGATGCGGCGCAGCATCTCGTCGATCGGTACCGGGTCAGAAAAATCATCAAACTCGTTGCAATAGGTACACGCCAGGTTGCAGCGGCGCATCGGCACTATATGCGCCATGTACGGATGACCCGTCGACGCCACCGCAGACGCAATTGATGCCAGCTCCCGCACCTTGCGCGTCACCTTCTTCCAGCGTCGTTTCAGAGTGACTGGAGCAGGAGCAACAAGCGGCGGCGGTACGAAGGTGGTGACAGAGGACATGGCTCTTTCATTGAATCACAGTGAGGCAGCACAACGCGAACGTCACTCCACCCAGGTAGGTGCGTTTACGAAGCCATACGCTGGATCAGGATGAGCCTTGGCACCCGGCCAAAGATGCGGCATCACACCCGACCGCTTCTTCGTATCCGGCGTCAGCGTCAGGATCTGCTCCTTACGATCACGCAGCACCACGATCGGCAGCGGCTTACCCCGGTTCTCATGGACCGTCTTCATCCAGTACGCACTGCTCACGATCGGCACCGCGTTAACCTTCAGCACCACATCCCCTGCCCGCATCCCAGCCACGGCAGCCGGGCTGTTCGGATCGACCGCACGCACCAGCAGACCACCCTGCGCACCAA
Coding sequences:
- the poxB gene encoding ubiquinone-dependent pyruvate dehydrogenase, translating into MALRNPFNKISDVFVETLVRAGVKRVYGVAGDSLNGLTDSIRAHEGIDWLMVRHEEVAAFAAGAESQISGELTVCAGSCGPGNLHLINGLHDCHRSRTPVLAIAAQVPSNELGTNYFQETRPEHLFLTCSDFCEVISTPEQLPRVLAIAMRTAIAKRCVAVIVIPGDILTREASKPAIDLGISGPAGSVLPPATNLHAAAEILNTTKKITILAGAGCANARDEVIATAAILQAPIITALRGKEYLEYDNPFYVGLNGLIGMTSAYRAMQECDTLLMLGTDFPYSQFFPEGKKVIQLDIRGEQIGRRTTVDVGLIGDVRYTLQALAPLLDKHKSGHLEDSLKHFRKVRKELDDRATGEPGKTPIHPQYLTKCLSDLAAEDAVFLTDVGTPTTWGARYLRMNGKRRLLGSYNHGTMANAMPQAIGVQAAEPSRQVVTLSGDGGFSMLMGDLLTLHQLKLPVKIVVFNNSALAFVEQEMKAAGIDNYGTAFAPQNYANIATAAGVRGWRVETPEQVIPALTEAFAHPGPALIDVVVNRQELSLPPTITAGQAVGFNLYMMKAMLHGDGHEVLDMAKTNLWR
- a CDS encoding radical SAM protein; amino-acid sequence: MSSVTTFVPPPLVAPAPVTLKRRWKKVTRKVRELASIASAVASTGHPYMAHIVPMRRCNLACTYCNEFDDFSDPVPIDEMLRRIDDLGRLGTSVITISGGEPLLHPDLDQVIARIRKTGAIAGMITNGYLLMPDRIERLNKAGLDHMQISIDNVMPDEVSKKSLKVLDKKLQMLAEHADFHVNINSVVGGGIADPNAALTVSERALALGFSSTIGIIHDGSGQLKPLGEAERQVWDKVRNLTRRSYSRFNHFQEAIANGKPNHWRCRAGGRYLYICELGLVHYCSQQRGYPGVPLSGYQTADVKREFLTEKSCSPNCTISCVHQVSYIDHWRAPQKTFVSPNAGHGAAAAELVQIQ